The DNA segment AACCACAGTGCCGAAAACACGAGGATGAACGCGTAAATCCAGATCGTCACCGCGGTGACCACCGGAAACAGCACGATCAGCCAGACCGACGACGCCCATAGCAACGTGGGCACCGATCCCAGCAAACCGCTTGCGATACCGATCAGCAGCAACGGCAGCCGGAAGCGCCGCACCAGCGCGCGCCGCTCGTCGCGCGTGGCGTGCAGCGCGAGCGCGTCGTAACTCATTACGCGGTACGTCAGCCAGCCCCACAGCAGCGGCGGGATCAACGCAAAAAACGGCGGCACGAGCCACAGCGGCAGCGTGACGACGAGTAGCACGAGACAGACCAGCGTCGTCCACAACGCCTGCCCGAGACTACCGTACCACGTTCCGCCGCGGCGCATTTCGAGGCTCGCGAACTGCCTCGCCGACAGGAACCGGATGACCGAAGGCATCGACAACGTAGCGATCAGCAGCAGCACCGTCACCACGATCAGCGGGATCGCCACCGCAATCACGATGAATGGCGCGATCACAGCATGCAGCGACGAAAAGCCGAGCCAGTCGAACAGTTGGTACAGCGTGAGGGTGAACGACCAGCTTTCGAGCCACACCCGGGTCGAGCCGATCAGCGTTTGCCATGAGAACCACAGGATCACGCCCCAACCGACCGTCGCCGCGAAAAACGGCATGAAGGTCAACCAGAGCATGCGCGGATGGAGCGCGCTGGCGAGCGCGCGCCCGAACGAGCGCAACAGATCATTCATGCGAGTCAGTGCCGGTGAACGAAACGATAGGACAAGGCGAAACACGCCACGTACCAGCCAGTCTGGCTGCCCGTTGCGTGCGAATGGGGAGAGGATAAACCACGTGACGCGTCACCGGGGCATCCGGCGACGCGAGGGAAAATAGATCAGGCAGGCGCGTCAAACGGCAGCGGTGTCGCTGCCCCGATTGCGGCGGCGTTTCGACGACAGCCGCGCGCTGATTCGTGCAAACGCGAGCCAGTGCTGCGCCCAGAAACCATCGCCATACCGGCGGCCTTCGAGTTGGTCCCGGATGCCGGTCGGCTCCATCTCACGGTTCCACGAGACGCTACCAAACAGCATGTCCCACCACGGAAACAGTACACCGAAATTGCAGCCGTATTTCAGCCCTTCGTGCCCATACCCGACTGCATGGTGACGACGGTGGAAAGTCGGGCTGACCAGCAGGCGCTCGCCGAGCCACCCGAAATAAAGACGGATATTGGCGTGTTGCACGCTTTGCGCGAGATTCGTGATGGCCACCAGCACAACGAATTGCGACGGCGGCACACCGATCACCAGCGCGATAATCGCGAAGAACGATGCCTGCAGCAGATCGTCGAGCAGATGGTTGCGGTCATCGGACCAGAGCGACATCTGTTGCTGGCTGTGATGCACCGCATGCAGTTCCCACCACAAACCGATACGGTGCTCCCAGCGGTGATACCAGTACCCGGCGAAATCGAGCACCAGCAGATACATCACGAATGTAACGAGCGGCTGCGTGGTCACGCCCGGCCACAGATTGTCGAACTCGAAATTCGAGATGTTGTGCAGATGCAGCCACGCCTGGACGTTGTCGAACAATGGCTGGAGCGCGAAGAAAAAAAACAGGTTGAGAAGGCCCAGCTTGGCGATCCACGTGTAGATCACGTCGACGCGCACCGCCTTGCGGTCCTGCCATTGTTCCGCGGGACGCAGCGCCTCCAGCGGGCGCAGCACCGCGTACATGGCGAGCACTTCGAGCACGCCGACGATCACCCAGTAGAGACTGTCGTACGTGTCTTCGTCGTAGTCCATCAGGTTGACGCGAAACAGCAGCGGCTGCACCACGTCAACGTACAGCAGCGTCTGCACGGCCGAGACGAAGCTGTCGAGGGAAGAAAAAATCAGATGGAACATGGTGCTGGCCTGTTACTTCATGTCTGACGGGATGCCTGCATGCCGGCTCACGCCCCGTTCGGCGCCGTGACCGGCGCGCGGTTGAAGAAATAGATCCCGTGCGGCGAACGGCCGACGGCAATCGTCTGTATCAGCTTACGCGTATTCAGATCGATGATGCCGATATGCTTCGCGAAGCGGAACGT comes from the Paraburkholderia sp. PREW-6R genome and includes:
- a CDS encoding sterol desaturase family protein produces the protein MFHLIFSSLDSFVSAVQTLLYVDVVQPLLFRVNLMDYDEDTYDSLYWVIVGVLEVLAMYAVLRPLEALRPAEQWQDRKAVRVDVIYTWIAKLGLLNLFFFFALQPLFDNVQAWLHLHNISNFEFDNLWPGVTTQPLVTFVMYLLVLDFAGYWYHRWEHRIGLWWELHAVHHSQQQMSLWSDDRNHLLDDLLQASFFAIIALVIGVPPSQFVVLVAITNLAQSVQHANIRLYFGWLGERLLVSPTFHRRHHAVGYGHEGLKYGCNFGVLFPWWDMLFGSVSWNREMEPTGIRDQLEGRRYGDGFWAQHWLAFARISARLSSKRRRNRGSDTAAV
- a CDS encoding EI24 domain-containing protein: MNDLLRSFGRALASALHPRMLWLTFMPFFAATVGWGVILWFSWQTLIGSTRVWLESWSFTLTLYQLFDWLGFSSLHAVIAPFIVIAVAIPLIVVTVLLLIATLSMPSVIRFLSARQFASLEMRRGGTWYGSLGQALWTTLVCLVLLVVTLPLWLVPPFFALIPPLLWGWLTYRVMSYDALALHATRDERRALVRRFRLPLLLIGIASGLLGSVPTLLWASSVWLIVLFPVVTAVTIWIYAFILVFSALWFGYYCLRALQRMRAEEHGGARQAAPVPY